CTTCTGAAATAATGTGCAGCCTGTGTTAATGCGTAGTCCACGTTAACGTCAGCTTGAGTCAGATAATATTTAACGATTTATTCGAAAGATGCCGTCCCGAGTTGAAGATTACGAGGTGTTATACACTATAGGCTCGGGATCCTATGGAAGATGCCAGAAAATAAGACGGAAATCGGATGAAAAAGTGAgttatgtttacacacacacacaaaaacactgccTACCTGTCGCTAGGTAACGCACGTTCACCGTTTACTGTGGTTAACCCGAGTTATAACCCGAGTTAAATAACCCTGCACAAATATAAGTGATGCTGTGTTAAGTTTTCTATACTATGCGCTTCAGTTAAGAATATCAAACACATTGTAAAGTCTTGTTACATGAACCTAAATAAACAATGTGCAGTGATGGGTGACGGGGAAAAAACAAATTTGCATATTCGGTTTtgtaatcataaaaaaaaatgttttataaaatgattaaaaaaaaaaataaaaaaaataaaaggcagaTATGTTGATTCCCTTtcaaaaagaatgaatgaaacctttattgcccctaggggaatttgccttgcacagagagctaaaaaaaaaccccacacaattcaaacaaacatttacaggacagcacataaaaacacataaaaacactaaagcatcacatgattcaATTGAGGGATTTCAGCAAGTTAGATAAAGTGCTGAGTGCCGAGTTCGTCCTGTATAATCAGTTCTTACAAAGGAtgtaaagccttttttttagtcctcatcctgggCAGTTTGTACCTGCACCCTGAATTCAAGAGTTCATACTCTGACCAAAGGATGTGCAGAGGGTCAGCTGTAATCTTGATGGCTCAGTGTGTACCGATCTGTCAGGAAAGAAATGCTTTACATTTGCTTCCCAGTTATCTTGCTGCCTAGTTTAACAACCTTGTCCAGTTTGCTcctattttgaaaataaaacagaactaaatTGAAGTCTATTTAGAGGttgccccccttttttttttcccagagaaAGGCAGAAGTGCAGCTTCTTACCATGCAGGTATCCCACCTGAGCCTCTGACTTTGAAACCCTTATTCAATTCAGACAATAACAGCTGTAAGAAGAAGTCagcagacagaaaatgtatcaGAAACCATTTTGACAATCATTAATAGTTTCAGTTGTTTGTTACGCAAAAGAATGTGGATCAtttaaagaaagggaaaaaaaaaagtgctaccTACTCCCTTGTTAGACAtcataatatatatattgaaTTTTGATATTTAATCTCTTTTTCCAAAGATCCTTGTGTGGAAAGAGCTGGACTATGGCAACATGGCGGAGAGTGAAAAGCAGATGCTGGTGTCCGAGGTGAACCTCTTGCGGGAACTCAAGCACCCAAACATAGTGAGGTACCACGACCGCATTATAGACCGGAGTAACGCCACACTGTACATCGTCATGGAGCACTGCGAGGGCGGCGACCTTTCCAGTCTCATCACTCGATGCATCAAGGAAAGGTGACGATCTGATTCTTGGCGTTTGAATACTTAGTGTACTTTAGGTTGCTGTGCCTGCCTTCTGTCTACAGCTGAAATGTAATCGTTTTGTTACTCTGGCAGGCGTTATTTGGAGGAGCAGTTCATCCTGCGAGTCATGGCACAGCTCACGTTAGCCCTGAAGGAGTGCCACAGACGCAGTGACGGCCGTGCCACAGTCCTTCACCGAGACTTGAAACCAGCCAACATCTTTCTCGACATCAAGCAGAATGTAAAGCTAGGGGACTTTGGCCTAGCAAGGATCCTGAACCATGACACCAGCTTTGCAAGAACATTTGTTGGGACACCTTACTACATGTCTCCAGTGAGTTCTTTTAATCCTGCTTAGTCTGAAGTTTTGTTctcaaattaacatttttttgcaGACTGTTTAGAGCATTTAGTCTGAACTCTGAGCCTCCTGGATACAGCCTAATTAgctatatttgtgttttttctatcAGGAACAAGTAAACCGGATGTCATACAACGAGAAGTCAGATATTTGGTCACTGGGGTGTTTGCTGTATGAACTCTGTGCTTTATCGTAAGTTTCCTAACTCCTCTGAGTGTGTTTACCCAGCAGCAGGTTCGACAACTTTTGAATCTGAACATTTCTCCTGCTTTTCCCCTGTTTAGCCCTCCATTCACTGCTTACAACCAAAGAGAGCTGACAGAGAAGATCAGAGAAGGGAAGTACAGAAGAATCCCATACCGCTACTCTGAGGAACTAAACACCTTACTCAGCAAAATGCTCAACTTGAAGGTTAGAAGTGAATAATTTAACAACCAGATGATTATGATGAAACCAGCCAGTTTGTTTATGACTTGATGTAGGGGAGGGTTCATAGATCTTTATTTGTCTGTAACCAGGACTATCTGAGGCCCTCTGTGGAGTCAATCCTACAGAGCAGCCTGTTGGCTGAGGCGGTCTctgaggagctgaggagggcaCAGGCAAGGCTTCGAAGGAGGTCAGCGGAGTCTGACTGTCCCCCTCAAAAGCAGGCTGAACCCGCCACTGCAGCAGAACTCCGGCTCCGGGAACAGGCGCTGCAGGACAAAGAGAAGGCCCTCAAGGAACGAGAGGAGAGGCTTGAGAGTATGACAATTTATTCTACTTCCATTTGTGCCACACTGATCCCCCTTCTGGTCAAAGTTTAAATCTTACTGTGGAATTGCCGCGTTACAGTAACTCCTGCTGGCTCCTCTTCATTCTTTTCCCAATCTTCCGAATATGCCTCTGGCAACGCACATGAATTTCTCAGTAATTTCATGGAAGCCAGAGATTGTGTTAAACAACTTTCAGGCAGAACTTCCTTTTCTGTGTGCCTCTTACAGCACCAATGTAAACCTTGTCAATGCTCTGTCCAGAACATCTCTGAGAAGCGCCCGTCCATCTGTTGAGTCTCCGTTACACAGCAGAATGTATACACTGCAGCTTTACTCTGAATCACTTCAGCAGCATGAGCCCGAAAAGGAAACTCATTTAAATGTGATGTACTTGCAATTTAGGGGAATTAAGTTGGCCTAATTAACAACATCATGATGCCCATTTTTTCAGGTCTGTCGTcgtgaagagaagaaaacactttcaaaaatgATTCTTCTTTTGAATGGAAGTCGGTTggatcatttctgatgcatttcTGGCAGTCAGTAAATCTAAATGCTGATTGGCTTTCGCCTCAGCATCGAGCAGATTCATGGCACAAGTTTAAATGTTAGATCTTTAATGGATTGTTAGCTTCACTGTTGTGCACTTATTCCTCTACAGACACATAAATCATAATAAGATTACCGTGTATAATGTTCCGCCTGTTTATTGTTGTCCGGACTGTTTTACACTGCTGATACGTAGTTGGTAATTACAGCTCGGACTACAAATGtactacaaacagaaaattaaaaagcccTGTGTATAGAGTCTACATTTCTATACAGTATAGAATCTATAAATGGAGATTAGGATTTTCCCAACCTGCAAAATGAATGACATCTGCTTTCATAAAAGATGAATAGCTGGATTCTGAATCCATTGTTTTCTTAATAGAAACATTTCATACCTCGCTCTTCAGGTGTAAATAGTAAAGCATGATTCTTTATGAAAGTGGCTGTGTTACTCTGACAAACCATCCTCTCACTCTAAATCCTCAAATGAGTTTCTTCGGCAGATAAACTTGTTTAGCCTGAACAGGTTTGTTCCACCTGCAAGTGCCGAAGGTGTCACAGCTGAATGTTTACCTACTTTTACTCTCTTAAACAACTGCTTCCACCCCTCATGATTGACATTGAGTAAcgtaacaataaaataatgaatacaaCTGTTAGGCAGACTGGGCAAATGAATGCTGTAGAAttcaaaatgaatgttttttttttttttttttgtcctttc
The Labrus bergylta chromosome 15, fLabBer1.1, whole genome shotgun sequence DNA segment above includes these coding regions:
- the nek2 gene encoding serine/threonine-protein kinase Nek2, whose product is MPSRVEDYEVLYTIGSGSYGRCQKIRRKSDEKILVWKELDYGNMAESEKQMLVSEVNLLRELKHPNIVRYHDRIIDRSNATLYIVMEHCEGGDLSSLITRCIKERRYLEEQFILRVMAQLTLALKECHRRSDGRATVLHRDLKPANIFLDIKQNVKLGDFGLARILNHDTSFARTFVGTPYYMSPEQVNRMSYNEKSDIWSLGCLLYELCALSPPFTAYNQRELTEKIREGKYRRIPYRYSEELNTLLSKMLNLKDYLRPSVESILQSSLLAEAVSEELRRAQARLRRRSAESDCPPQKQAEPATAAELRLREQALQDKEKALKEREERLEKREQELCVRERLSIEKLARAESLIKNHNRLQQRDLDSFYGKRIDVESPSKRKVHFAGETKENQQPDGHHSVAAQELILRRLQVANLRPQTLSDVEKTCQFKSRQILGIR